One Cellulosimicrobium protaetiae genomic region harbors:
- a CDS encoding SRPBCC family protein, with the protein MVDILHRVGVEGSTPEAVYRALTTVDGLAGWWTEDTTGSEGVGGVLAFRFPPVGGFDMEVVELRPSERVVWRVVDGPEEWVGTTVEWDLRQDGDWTIVLFGHRGWAEPVEFMHHCSTKWASYLLSLKALAETGAGAPAPRDVQISDWH; encoded by the coding sequence ATGGTGGACATCCTGCACAGAGTGGGCGTCGAGGGGTCGACGCCGGAGGCGGTGTACCGGGCGCTGACCACGGTCGACGGTCTCGCGGGCTGGTGGACCGAGGATACGACGGGGAGCGAGGGTGTCGGGGGAGTCCTCGCGTTCCGGTTTCCGCCGGTCGGCGGGTTCGACATGGAGGTCGTCGAGCTGCGGCCGTCGGAACGGGTGGTGTGGCGCGTCGTCGACGGGCCGGAGGAGTGGGTCGGCACCACCGTCGAGTGGGACCTGCGCCAGGACGGTGACTGGACGATCGTGCTGTTCGGCCACCGAGGCTGGGCCGAGCCGGTGGAGTTCATGCACCACTGCAGCACCAAGTGGGCGTCGTACCTCCTGAGCCTCAAGGCGCTCGCGGAGACGGGCGCCGGCGCACCCGCGCCGCGCGACGTGCAGATCAGCGACTGGCACTGA
- a CDS encoding PTS transporter subunit EIIB yields MTQSDAERAATILAGLGGVANIDEIDPCTTRLRSLVKDPALVDAALLRRAGAFGVMVNGRVVQVVVGPQVDTIASDLADLM; encoded by the coding sequence ATGACACAGTCCGACGCCGAGCGCGCCGCGACGATCCTCGCCGGCCTCGGCGGGGTGGCGAACATCGACGAGATCGACCCGTGCACCACGCGGCTGAGATCGCTCGTCAAGGACCCCGCGCTCGTCGACGCCGCGCTCCTGCGGCGCGCCGGAGCGTTCGGCGTCATGGTCAACGGCCGGGTCGTCCAGGTCGTCGTCGGCCCGCAGGTCGACACCATCGCGTCCGACCTCGCCGACCTCATGTGA
- a CDS encoding GntR family transcriptional regulator, translating to MSRSRSQASEHKYLTVRAYLADLVASELSVGDAVPSERSLTEKFGVSRMTVRQAIDALVTEGVLERAQGRGTFVAPPRADFEMRLTTFGEEARRRGMEPGSQVLAVDVAPAPASVAESLGRATGDPMHHVVRLRSADGSPMSVEEAWIPVDLAPDLLDDGVPESLYGALRERGLAPTWGEDTITASDATEQEQRLLGMRGSRALMRTVRRTFAGDAPLMYSRASYRGDRYSVFVPLREARPTLVPRTQPDPVDDPASVTHAPGSTPTDRLDPVPVPARATEGNDR from the coding sequence ATGAGCAGGTCACGATCACAGGCGAGCGAGCACAAGTACCTCACGGTGCGCGCCTACCTCGCCGACCTCGTGGCGAGCGAGCTCTCCGTCGGCGACGCCGTGCCCTCGGAGCGCAGCCTCACGGAGAAGTTCGGCGTCTCGCGCATGACCGTGCGCCAGGCGATCGACGCGCTCGTGACCGAGGGCGTGCTGGAGCGCGCGCAGGGTCGCGGCACGTTCGTCGCGCCGCCGCGCGCGGACTTCGAGATGCGCCTCACGACCTTCGGCGAGGAGGCGCGACGCCGCGGCATGGAGCCCGGTTCGCAGGTGCTCGCGGTCGACGTCGCGCCCGCGCCGGCGTCTGTCGCGGAGTCGCTGGGCCGGGCGACGGGCGACCCCATGCACCACGTGGTGCGCCTGCGCTCGGCCGACGGGTCACCCATGAGCGTCGAGGAGGCGTGGATCCCCGTCGACCTCGCGCCCGACCTGCTCGACGACGGCGTCCCCGAGAGCCTCTACGGCGCCCTGCGCGAGCGCGGCCTGGCACCCACGTGGGGCGAGGACACGATCACCGCGTCGGACGCGACCGAGCAGGAGCAGCGCCTCCTCGGGATGCGCGGCTCACGGGCGCTCATGCGCACGGTGCGCCGCACGTTCGCCGGCGACGCGCCGCTCATGTACTCGCGGGCCAGCTACCGCGGCGATCGCTACAGCGTCTTCGTCCCGCTGCGCGAGGCGCGCCCGACGCTCGTCCCGCGCACCCAGCCCGACCCGGTCGACGACCCGGCGAGCGTGACCCACGCACCGGGCAGCACCCCGACCGACCGTCTCGACCCCGTGCCAGTGCCGGCTCGGGCGACCGAAGGGAACGACCGATGA
- a CDS encoding PTS transporter subunit EIIB: protein MSKAEQILRGLGGDANVVDLEACITRLRVEVEDPSLVDDATLTAAGAIAVVRSGDAIQVIVGPDADNIASDIEDLR from the coding sequence GTGAGCAAGGCAGAGCAGATTCTCCGAGGCCTCGGCGGCGACGCGAACGTCGTCGACCTGGAGGCGTGCATCACGCGCCTGCGCGTCGAGGTCGAGGACCCGTCGCTCGTCGACGACGCGACGCTGACCGCCGCCGGGGCGATCGCCGTCGTGCGATCCGGTGACGCGATCCAGGTCATCGTGGGGCCCGACGCCGACAACATCGCCTCCGACATCGAGGACCTGCGCTGA
- a CDS encoding PTS transporter subunit EIIC codes for MTTVAEPTRTKRGIPGFAQLQRVGRSLMLPIASLPAAALLLRLGQPDMLGADGVAGTFAWMQPVADVLNSAGSALFNNLPIIFALGVAIGFAKKADGSTGLAALIGYLVFKGVSDSLSPYVLGEAAEGETQELINYGVLGGIVIGLTAALLFQKYSRIKLPQYLAFFGGRRFVPIVTAGVSVLVAVVGALIYPAFDWLINDQIGGFVTGSTVLGAFIFGTLNRLLLPIGLHHLLNSLPWFQFGEYTAPDGTVANGDIFRFLAGDPTAGTFLTGFFPIMMFALPAAALAIVHSAKPQHRKAVGGIMGSAALVSFVTGVTEPLEFAFVFVAYPLYVIHAVLTGTSLALVNALGIRDGFGFSAGVIDYLLNFRIAEMPLLLIPIGLGYAVVYYFLFRFVIKRWNLRTPGREDDDTDGAVAASGTAGTSDTGAVDAPAGDASSTGRSGRAGTSDAAGVAVAAAAPGEARGSATATDGGGA; via the coding sequence ATGACCACCGTCGCCGAACCGACGAGGACGAAGAGGGGGATCCCCGGCTTCGCGCAGCTCCAGCGCGTCGGGCGCTCCCTCATGCTGCCCATCGCGTCCCTGCCCGCCGCAGCGCTGCTGCTGCGCCTGGGCCAGCCCGACATGCTCGGCGCCGACGGCGTCGCGGGCACCTTCGCGTGGATGCAGCCCGTCGCCGACGTCCTGAACTCGGCGGGCAGCGCCCTGTTCAACAACCTCCCGATCATCTTCGCGCTCGGCGTCGCGATCGGGTTCGCGAAGAAGGCCGACGGCTCGACCGGCCTCGCGGCCCTCATCGGCTACCTCGTCTTCAAGGGCGTCAGCGACTCCCTCTCGCCGTACGTGCTCGGCGAGGCCGCGGAGGGCGAGACGCAGGAGCTCATCAACTACGGCGTGCTGGGCGGCATCGTCATCGGTCTGACCGCCGCGCTCCTGTTCCAGAAGTACAGCCGCATCAAGCTGCCGCAGTACCTCGCGTTCTTCGGCGGACGGCGCTTCGTCCCGATCGTCACGGCCGGCGTCTCCGTGCTCGTCGCCGTCGTCGGCGCCCTGATCTACCCCGCGTTCGACTGGCTCATCAACGACCAGATCGGCGGGTTCGTCACCGGCTCCACCGTCCTCGGGGCGTTCATCTTCGGCACGCTCAACCGACTGCTGCTGCCGATCGGGCTGCACCACCTGCTCAACTCGCTGCCGTGGTTCCAGTTCGGCGAGTACACCGCTCCCGACGGCACGGTCGCGAACGGCGACATCTTCCGCTTCCTCGCGGGCGACCCGACGGCCGGCACGTTCCTCACGGGCTTCTTCCCGATCATGATGTTCGCCCTGCCCGCCGCGGCGCTCGCCATCGTCCACTCGGCCAAGCCGCAGCACCGCAAGGCCGTCGGGGGCATCATGGGTTCGGCCGCGCTCGTCTCCTTCGTCACGGGCGTCACGGAGCCGCTCGAGTTCGCCTTCGTCTTCGTCGCGTACCCGCTGTACGTCATCCACGCGGTCCTCACCGGGACCTCGCTCGCCCTCGTCAACGCCCTCGGCATCCGCGACGGCTTCGGGTTCTCGGCAGGGGTCATCGACTACCTGCTGAACTTCCGCATCGCCGAGATGCCGCTCCTGCTCATCCCCATCGGCCTGGGCTACGCGGTCGTCTACTACTTCCTGTTCCGGTTCGTCATCAAGCGCTGGAACCTCAGGACGCCCGGGCGCGAGGACGACGACACCGACGGTGCGGTCGCCGCGTCGGGCACCGCCGGTACCTCGGACACGGGCGCCGTCGACGCCCCGGCCGGTGACGCCTCGTCGACGGGCCGCAGCGGACGGGCCGGGACGTCGGACGCCGCAGGAGTCGCGGTGGCGGCCGCGGCGCCCGGTGAGGCCCGCGGATCGGCGACCGCGACCGACGGGGGCGGCGCGTGA
- a CDS encoding PTS sugar transporter subunit IIA, producing MAAPLTVLVPVTGTVIDVRDVDDPVFSAGLVGPGLAVEPDDAQGGEAVAPITGTVVKLHPHAFVVQHDDGRAVLVHLGINTVQLGGEGFTTHVAQGDHVERGTVLVSWDPKAVREGGRSPVCPVVALEAVPDDVTSLAEVGAWAAHGEELLTWG from the coding sequence ATGGCCGCGCCGCTCACGGTGCTCGTGCCCGTCACGGGCACGGTCATCGACGTCCGCGACGTCGACGACCCCGTGTTCTCCGCCGGACTCGTCGGGCCGGGCCTCGCCGTCGAGCCCGACGACGCGCAGGGCGGCGAGGCGGTCGCGCCCATCACGGGCACCGTCGTCAAGCTGCACCCGCACGCGTTCGTCGTGCAGCACGACGACGGCCGCGCCGTGCTCGTCCACCTCGGCATCAACACGGTGCAGCTGGGTGGCGAGGGCTTCACGACCCACGTCGCGCAGGGCGACCACGTCGAGCGCGGGACCGTGCTCGTGTCCTGGGACCCGAAGGCGGTACGCGAGGGCGGCCGCTCGCCCGTGTGCCCCGTCGTCGCGCTCGAGGCGGTCCCCGACGACGTGACGTCGCTCGCCGAGGTCGGGGCGTGGGCCGCCCACGGCGAGGAGCTCCTCACCTGGGGCTGA
- a CDS encoding HPr family phosphocarrier protein, translating to MDRAVVVAITEGLHARPAALFVKAAAAQPAPVRIAKQGGDAVEAASILSVMTLGVAAGDEVVLSTDDEGDDASASIDALATFLEQTEVA from the coding sequence ATGGACCGTGCCGTCGTCGTCGCGATCACCGAGGGCCTTCACGCCCGCCCCGCCGCCCTGTTCGTCAAGGCGGCCGCCGCCCAGCCCGCGCCCGTGCGGATCGCCAAGCAGGGCGGCGACGCCGTCGAGGCGGCGAGCATCCTCAGCGTCATGACGCTCGGCGTGGCGGCCGGGGACGAGGTCGTGCTCTCGACCGACGACGAGGGCGACGACGCGAGCGCGTCGATCGACGCGCTCGCGACCTTCCTGGAGCAGACCGAGGTCGCCTGA
- a CDS encoding IS5 family transposase, which produces MAEVAGRHDLSDAAWAVIESLLPVASLGRPARNLRRQVDGIRHRTRAGCPWRDVPDRYGPWSSLYRVFRRYQRDGVWDRVLDALRSLADGGGQICWEVSVDSTIARAHQHAAGARRDPAGQKEPPGVEPADHGLGRSRGGWTTKIHAACEQGQKLMGMVVTAGHRGDSPQFGPVLDQIRVKRPGGRGGRPRTRPDRVRADKGYASAANRKRLRGRGIAATIPDKKDHRANRLAKGSKGGRPPKVDYEDYKARHAVECMFNRLKRHRAVATRYDKLQLRYEATVKVAALDDWITAVVRAGQALAS; this is translated from the coding sequence GTGGCTGAGGTTGCGGGGCGGCATGATTTGAGTGATGCGGCGTGGGCGGTGATCGAGTCTTTGCTGCCTGTCGCGTCGTTGGGGCGTCCGGCGCGGAATCTGCGTCGTCAGGTCGATGGGATCCGTCACCGGACCCGGGCGGGGTGCCCGTGGCGGGATGTCCCGGACCGGTATGGGCCGTGGTCCAGCCTGTATCGGGTGTTCCGTCGCTATCAGCGCGACGGGGTGTGGGACCGGGTGCTGGACGCGTTGCGGTCTTTGGCTGACGGCGGTGGACAGATCTGCTGGGAGGTTTCGGTCGACTCCACGATCGCCCGCGCGCACCAGCACGCTGCGGGCGCCCGCCGGGACCCGGCCGGGCAGAAGGAGCCGCCCGGGGTCGAGCCCGCAGATCATGGGCTGGGCAGGTCACGGGGCGGGTGGACCACGAAGATCCACGCAGCGTGCGAGCAGGGGCAAAAGCTCATGGGCATGGTCGTGACCGCCGGCCACCGGGGCGACAGCCCACAGTTCGGGCCGGTCCTGGACCAGATCCGGGTGAAGCGGCCCGGCGGGCGCGGCGGTCGGCCCAGGACGCGCCCGGACCGGGTGCGGGCGGACAAGGGCTACGCCTCGGCCGCGAACCGCAAGCGGCTGCGTGGGCGGGGCATCGCGGCGACGATCCCGGACAAGAAGGACCACCGCGCGAACCGCCTCGCGAAGGGCTCCAAAGGTGGTCGCCCACCGAAGGTCGACTACGAGGACTACAAGGCCCGCCACGCGGTGGAGTGCATGTTCAACCGCCTCAAACGCCACCGGGCCGTCGCGACCCGGTATGACAAGCTCCAGCTCCGCTACGAGGCGACCGTCAAGGTCGCCGCGCTCGACGACTGGATCACCGCCGTCGTCCGGGCGGGCCAGGCGCTGGCATCCTGA